The stretch of DNA GGAACGATCGACGGCGCGTGGGAAAGCGGCGAGCGCGCTGCGGTATCGGCGTTGCGGCGGATCGGTGCGTTGAAGGATCCCGAGCCGGAGGCGCGGCCGGCGAAGCCGCGGCGGCGCGGGTCCACGATCAACTGATGGCGCGCCCGAAAGCACTGATCTCCTGGTCGAGCGGCAAGGATTCGGCCTTCGCGCTGCATGAGGTTGCGCGCGGGGGAGATCTCGATGTGGTCGGCGCGCTGACCACGGTGACTGAGACGTTTGGCCGGGTATCGATCCACGGCGTGCGGCAGGAGATATTGCAGGCGCAATGCGAGGCGGCGAGCCTGCCGCAGCGGATCGTGCCGATTCCCTATCCCTGTCCGAACGAGGTTTATGAGGCGCGGATGGGGGAAGCGGTCGCGAAGGCCGTCGCCGACGGGATCACGCACATGATCTTCGGCGATCTTTTTCTCAGAGATATTCGCGCCTATCGCGAACAGAAGCTGGCAGGCACCGGCATCACGCCGGTGTTTCCGCTGTGGGAGCGGCCGACGACGGAACTGGCGCGTGTGATGATCGCAAGCGGACTCGAAGCGCATATCGCAACCGTCGATCTGAAGAAGCTGTCAGCGGAATTTGCAGGCCGAAAGTTCGATGCGTCGCTGTTGGCCGATCTGCCCGAAGGCGTCGACGCTTGCGGCGAGAACGGCGAGTTTCACACCTGCGTGGTGGCGGGGCCGATGTTTTC from Bradyrhizobium sp. AZCC 1693 encodes:
- a CDS encoding ATP-binding protein, yielding MARPKALISWSSGKDSAFALHEVARGGDLDVVGALTTVTETFGRVSIHGVRQEILQAQCEAASLPQRIVPIPYPCPNEVYEARMGEAVAKAVADGITHMIFGDLFLRDIRAYREQKLAGTGITPVFPLWERPTTELARVMIASGLEAHIATVDLKKLSAEFAGRKFDASLLADLPEGVDACGENGEFHTCVVAGPMFSRRLTVTTGERVERDGYAYCDLVMG